Proteins found in one Amycolatopsis umgeniensis genomic segment:
- a CDS encoding thiamine pyrophosphate-dependent dehydrogenase E1 component subunit alpha has product MKLIREFEERCLAMAIDGEIDGGIHPYIGQEAVAAGVCSNLTDQDFLTSTHRGHGHVLAKGADPRRLLAELLGTLEGFNKGRGGSMHAADMKLGILGANGIVGAGGAIASGAAWAAKARGNSQVVVSFFGDGAMSQGVLLEAFNLAAIWSLPVLFVCENNMYATSLKLESGLAGNAARRAEGFGMVARTVDGMDVEAVASATKDLIEHCRAGRGPAFLECSTYRFFGHHSVLELLGVEFRDRDEVAEWRERDPIPLLGAKLGDDVVASIEEAIKKEIDDAVEFAKNAATPEPKDALMYLYAGATAVRPGVIL; this is encoded by the coding sequence ATGAAACTGATCCGCGAGTTCGAAGAGCGCTGCCTGGCGATGGCGATCGACGGCGAGATCGACGGGGGAATCCACCCGTACATCGGACAGGAAGCCGTCGCCGCCGGCGTCTGTTCGAATCTGACGGACCAGGATTTCCTCACCAGTACCCACCGGGGACACGGGCACGTGCTGGCGAAGGGCGCGGATCCCCGGCGTCTGCTCGCCGAACTCCTCGGCACCCTTGAAGGCTTCAACAAGGGCCGCGGCGGGTCGATGCACGCCGCGGACATGAAGCTGGGCATTCTGGGCGCCAACGGAATCGTGGGCGCCGGAGGAGCGATCGCCTCCGGCGCCGCATGGGCGGCCAAGGCACGCGGGAACTCCCAGGTCGTCGTCAGCTTCTTCGGCGACGGAGCGATGAGTCAGGGTGTCCTGCTGGAAGCGTTCAACCTGGCCGCGATCTGGTCGCTGCCGGTGCTCTTCGTCTGCGAGAACAACATGTACGCGACGAGCCTCAAACTCGAATCAGGGCTCGCGGGCAACGCGGCACGGCGCGCCGAAGGCTTCGGGATGGTCGCGCGCACGGTCGACGGTATGGACGTCGAGGCCGTGGCCTCCGCGACGAAGGACCTGATCGAACACTGCCGGGCCGGCCGAGGGCCCGCGTTCCTGGAGTGTTCGACCTACCGGTTCTTCGGCCATCATTCCGTACTCGAACTGCTGGGTGTCGAGTTCCGCGATCGCGACGAAGTGGCCGAATGGCGCGAGCGGGATCCGATTCCCTTGCTGGGCGCGAAATTGGGCGACGACGTCGTCGCCTCGATCGAGGAAGCCATCAAGAAGGAAATCGACGACGCGGTCGAGTTCGCGAAGAACGCCGCGACGCCCGAGCCGAAGGACGCGCTGATGTATCTGTACGCGGGAGCCACCGCTGTCCGGCCGGGGGTGATCCTGTGA
- a CDS encoding alpha-ketoacid dehydrogenase subunit beta: protein MSELPSPENFGYMHAMNRALHAEMAADEDVFLLGEDVGVGASGVTSGLLPRFGAERVLDTPLSEQAFTSFGTGAAMLGKKPVIEFQISSLIYLVFEQIVNQAHKFSLMTGGQVRIPVTYLVSGSGSRFGWAGQHSDNPYSLLAHAGIKTVVPGLPSDAYGLLRSAIQDPDPVAVFAPSSLLGATDPAYGGEEEIVPLGEANVVREGADLTIVAVGQHVGTAIEVAESLGDRVDIEIVDPRTVYPFDWDCLRKSVNKTGRLVVIDDSNRMCGLGAEIVATAAEEFDLVAPPRRVCRPDGTVIPYALALDKALVPGAEQLTDAVEATLKSVSK, encoded by the coding sequence GTGAGCGAGCTGCCCTCTCCGGAGAACTTCGGTTACATGCACGCGATGAATCGCGCCCTGCACGCCGAAATGGCGGCGGACGAGGACGTCTTCCTGCTCGGTGAAGACGTGGGCGTCGGCGCGAGCGGGGTCACTTCGGGGCTGCTGCCCCGGTTCGGCGCGGAGCGGGTGCTGGACACCCCGTTGTCCGAACAGGCTTTCACCAGTTTCGGGACCGGCGCGGCGATGCTCGGGAAGAAGCCGGTGATCGAGTTCCAGATCTCCTCGCTGATCTACCTGGTCTTCGAGCAGATCGTGAACCAGGCGCACAAGTTCTCGCTGATGACCGGCGGGCAGGTGCGGATCCCGGTCACGTATCTCGTGTCGGGTTCGGGTTCGAGGTTCGGCTGGGCGGGCCAGCATTCGGACAACCCGTACAGCCTGCTGGCCCACGCGGGGATCAAGACCGTGGTCCCCGGGCTGCCGTCGGACGCGTACGGGTTGCTGCGGTCGGCGATCCAGGATCCTGACCCGGTGGCGGTTTTCGCTCCTTCCTCGCTGCTGGGGGCGACGGATCCGGCCTACGGCGGCGAAGAGGAGATCGTGCCGCTGGGCGAAGCGAATGTCGTCCGCGAGGGCGCCGACCTGACGATCGTGGCGGTGGGACAGCACGTCGGCACGGCGATCGAGGTCGCCGAGAGCCTCGGTGACCGGGTGGACATCGAGATCGTCGATCCGCGGACGGTCTACCCCTTCGACTGGGACTGCCTGCGCAAATCGGTCAACAAGACCGGTCGCCTCGTCGTGATCGACGACTCGAACCGGATGTGCGGGCTGGGCGCGGAGATCGTCGCGACGGCGGCCGAGGAGTTCGATCTGGTGGCGCCGCCGAGGCGGGTCTGCCGTCCGGACGGCACGGTCATCCCGTACGCGCTCGCGCTCGACAAGGCCTTGGTGCCGGGTGCCGAGCAGCTGACCGACGCCGTCGAAGCGACCTTGAAGTCGGTGTCGAAATGA
- a CDS encoding TIGR03086 family metal-binding protein — protein MTETKEIVDRYQRTQDGFDAVLAAVPAGRWDAASACDHWTVRDVTGHVIWGVEVLRRHAAGEEYTVRNGPAGSETPGELAGEDPLAEWRATREATDAVVTDEFLDRPAPAWYLANRPDVTVTDYLALLTFDTLVHTWDVGSALGVDVTMEADIVAPSFSLARLIISRTPGTFGPKVKPAPGADQQTRFLAFLGRSA, from the coding sequence ATGACGGAAACCAAAGAGATCGTGGACCGCTACCAGCGGACACAAGACGGCTTCGACGCCGTTCTCGCCGCTGTCCCGGCGGGGCGGTGGGACGCGGCTTCGGCGTGCGACCACTGGACCGTGCGCGACGTGACGGGTCACGTCATCTGGGGCGTGGAGGTGCTGCGCCGTCACGCGGCGGGCGAGGAGTACACGGTCCGGAACGGGCCGGCGGGCTCCGAAACTCCCGGCGAGCTGGCGGGCGAAGACCCGCTGGCCGAATGGCGCGCGACCCGCGAAGCGACGGACGCCGTCGTCACCGACGAGTTCCTCGACCGGCCCGCTCCGGCGTGGTACTTGGCCAACCGTCCTGATGTGACTGTCACGGATTACCTGGCGTTGCTGACTTTCGACACCCTCGTCCACACCTGGGACGTCGGCTCGGCGCTCGGGGTGGACGTGACCATGGAGGCCGACATCGTCGCGCCGTCGTTCTCCCTCGCGCGGCTGATCATCTCCCGTACGCCGGGCACCTTCGGGCCCAAGGTGAAACCCGCGCCAGGTGCCGATCAGCAGACCCGGTTCCTGGCCTTCCTCGGCCGATCCGCCTGA
- a CDS encoding SRPBCC family protein produces MFGTRSTTSLTSRRRIGARAALLAVPLAIAGVLGATAPAQATTPAHGKPTSLTCQGKGIDRAAKVHYRTETFIKAPLRKIWNLQTDVEAWPSWQNPVIPVTMRRLDPGPLREHSRFQWTIPVPPGMPYPPGDVTIVSTVRQLQPGKCLRWTGPLDGPGGMHIDGVHVWNFVKVPGGVIVRTEESHTGPQVDKDVPGSTEMLGQGLEIWLKDLKKAAENR; encoded by the coding sequence ATGTTCGGTACTCGCTCCACGACCTCACTCACCTCACGTCGCCGGATCGGCGCGCGAGCCGCCCTCCTCGCGGTCCCGCTGGCCATCGCGGGCGTCCTCGGCGCCACGGCGCCCGCCCAGGCCACCACTCCCGCACACGGCAAACCGACTTCGCTCACCTGCCAAGGAAAAGGCATCGACCGGGCCGCCAAGGTGCACTACCGGACCGAGACCTTCATCAAGGCGCCCCTGCGCAAGATCTGGAACCTGCAGACCGACGTCGAGGCCTGGCCGTCCTGGCAGAACCCCGTCATCCCCGTCACCATGAGGCGCCTGGACCCCGGCCCGCTCCGCGAGCATTCCCGGTTCCAGTGGACGATTCCCGTCCCGCCCGGCATGCCTTACCCGCCTGGCGACGTGACCATCGTTTCCACCGTCCGGCAACTCCAGCCCGGCAAGTGCCTCCGCTGGACCGGCCCCCTGGACGGCCCTGGTGGCATGCACATCGACGGCGTCCACGTCTGGAACTTCGTCAAGGTCCCGGGCGGCGTCATTGTCCGCACCGAAGAGAGCCACACCGGCCCGCAGGTCGACAAAGACGTGCCCGGCTCCACCGAAATGCTGGGGCAGGGTCTCGAAATCTGGCTGAAAGACCTCAAGAAGGCCGCTGAAAACCGGTAG
- a CDS encoding (d)CMP kinase produces the protein MEIIGPDDALPGRRVRRAAVAGPAGSGKSTLARTLSERMGLPFVEFESFFHGPNWTVRETWQTDVLKFLEGDQWAIEWQGEEVRERMTERLDILVWLDHPRAMTVTRAIVRTLKRRAGRGSKIAGGNVEGPLRTFFTDPDHIVKLAWRYHPLIRARVHKVIEENRYPDLVIVRLRGQRQVDRWLDGAFARNLR, from the coding sequence ATGGAGATCATCGGGCCGGATGACGCCCTGCCCGGGCGGCGGGTCCGGCGGGCCGCGGTGGCGGGCCCCGCCGGATCCGGGAAGTCGACGCTGGCTCGAACTTTGAGTGAACGCATGGGATTGCCGTTCGTCGAGTTCGAGTCCTTCTTCCACGGTCCGAACTGGACGGTGCGGGAGACTTGGCAGACCGACGTCCTGAAGTTCCTCGAAGGCGACCAGTGGGCCATCGAGTGGCAGGGCGAAGAAGTCCGGGAGCGGATGACCGAACGGCTGGACATCCTGGTCTGGCTCGATCATCCGCGGGCCATGACCGTGACCCGCGCGATCGTCCGCACGCTGAAACGACGGGCCGGACGCGGCTCGAAGATCGCCGGTGGCAACGTCGAAGGCCCGTTGCGCACGTTCTTCACCGACCCGGACCACATCGTCAAGCTCGCCTGGCGTTACCACCCGCTCATCCGGGCTCGCGTGCACAAGGTCATCGAGGAGAACCGGTATCCGGACCTCGTCATCGTCCGCCTGCGCGGCCAGCGCCAGGTCGACCGCTGGCTCGACGGGGCCTTCGCCCGGAACCTCCGCTAG
- a CDS encoding GNAT family N-acetyltransferase, which yields MGSGPVVRPARRDDVMAICRFGEEHVRAHYAPLIGEEAAVKQVRMWWHETNVAGAVARGSVVVADSGENLAGVGQRGLDGEDHVIYKLYVHPGHRGGGLGVRLLDALIGQLPSDAERLYIEHFVANERAGAFYEREGFTVDRIEPSSTGDPRLGVVWRVRNLR from the coding sequence ATGGGAAGCGGACCGGTCGTGCGGCCAGCCCGCCGGGACGACGTGATGGCCATCTGCCGCTTCGGCGAGGAGCACGTCCGAGCCCACTACGCGCCGTTGATCGGCGAGGAAGCCGCAGTCAAACAGGTCCGGATGTGGTGGCACGAGACGAATGTCGCCGGAGCCGTCGCCCGCGGTTCGGTGGTGGTCGCGGACTCCGGCGAGAACCTCGCCGGTGTCGGGCAGCGCGGTCTCGACGGCGAAGACCACGTGATCTACAAGCTCTACGTGCATCCAGGTCATCGCGGCGGCGGGCTGGGTGTCCGGCTGCTCGATGCCCTCATCGGACAGTTGCCCTCGGACGCCGAACGGTTGTACATCGAGCATTTCGTGGCCAATGAGCGCGCGGGCGCCTTCTACGAGCGCGAGGGCTTCACCGTGGATCGGATCGAACCGAGTTCCACGGGCGACCCTCGGCTCGGCGTGGTGTGGCGCGTCCGGAATCTTCGCTAG
- a CDS encoding WXG100 family type VII secretion target, giving the protein MSEYHRNDFGSNSGVSAEDFKDEKNNFLAGSGDTAGAGFFDSAFALKRATNEGDALSITMASIGMGIEILGMVLDPIGSLLTAGIGWLMEHVVIFRWPLDFLLGDPKGIEAAKEAIYEEGKTVKQWSEDHKMSTKTLLETWQGDAAEAFRSDMEGVAEQLDALAGYINLAGKQMGIAGAIIGAVRGIVRDIIAMTLAGILKAAIVAVALAPVTFGASIIAAITSIMATVGVAIAKIAKQIADIAKRLAEMLKILAKTRGAADDVVKMKLSGNIDKIKVPVGGGKKPPAEAAPPGAPRIEDVKPDPLAKPKPDKLGDQAGWIVREKLLKELRAKGELKEPQMEALMKRFDYWTSWPMPELTKRIGKTAAENIEKVTKILSDPTYGASGMAGKTIVELTKGIPPAANEKPPKDEPKE; this is encoded by the coding sequence GTGAGCGAGTACCACCGGAACGATTTCGGGAGTAATAGCGGCGTCAGCGCCGAAGACTTCAAAGACGAGAAGAACAACTTCCTCGCGGGCAGTGGTGATACCGCGGGCGCGGGCTTCTTCGATTCGGCGTTCGCGCTCAAACGGGCGACCAACGAAGGTGACGCCCTCTCCATCACGATGGCCTCGATCGGGATGGGGATCGAGATCCTCGGCATGGTCCTCGACCCGATCGGGTCGTTGCTCACCGCCGGGATCGGCTGGCTGATGGAGCACGTCGTCATCTTCCGCTGGCCGCTGGACTTCCTGCTGGGGGACCCGAAGGGCATCGAGGCGGCCAAAGAGGCGATCTACGAAGAGGGCAAGACGGTCAAGCAGTGGTCGGAAGACCACAAGATGTCCACCAAAACCCTCTTGGAGACTTGGCAAGGCGACGCCGCCGAAGCGTTCCGGTCCGACATGGAGGGTGTCGCCGAGCAGCTCGACGCGCTCGCCGGCTATATCAATCTCGCCGGCAAGCAGATGGGCATCGCGGGCGCGATCATCGGCGCCGTCCGCGGCATCGTCCGCGACATCATCGCCATGACCCTTGCCGGGATCCTCAAGGCCGCGATCGTCGCGGTCGCGCTGGCGCCCGTCACCTTCGGTGCCTCGATCATCGCGGCGATCACCTCCATCATGGCCACGGTCGGCGTGGCGATCGCGAAGATCGCCAAGCAGATCGCCGACATAGCCAAGCGGCTCGCCGAGATGCTCAAGATCCTGGCCAAGACGCGCGGGGCGGCCGACGACGTCGTCAAGATGAAGCTCAGCGGCAACATCGACAAGATCAAGGTCCCGGTGGGCGGCGGCAAGAAGCCGCCGGCGGAAGCCGCCCCGCCCGGGGCGCCGCGGATCGAGGACGTGAAACCCGACCCGCTGGCCAAACCCAAACCGGACAAGCTCGGCGACCAGGCCGGCTGGATCGTGCGGGAAAAGCTGTTGAAGGAACTGCGGGCCAAGGGCGAGCTGAAAGAGCCTCAGATGGAGGCCCTGATGAAGCGGTTCGACTACTGGACCAGCTGGCCGATGCCCGAGTTGACCAAGAGGATCGGCAAGACCGCGGCGGAAAACATCGAAAAGGTCACCAAGATCCTGAGCGACCCGACCTACGGTGCCTCGGGCATGGCGGGGAAGACCATCGTCGAGTTGACGAAGGGCATCCCGCCCGCGGCGAACGAAAAACCGCCGAAGGACGAACCGAAGGAATGA
- a CDS encoding type VII secretion target gives MVSGGRAVTTEALREFAKHLDRLEESLQKSADMVGSCVADPGLFGIFGGQAYGAGASMHCGKARDQLNKYAENMQKFSDKMHEAAKLYESNEQDSEKLITAAGDGIEEVKVK, from the coding sequence ATGGTGAGTGGTGGACGCGCGGTAACGACAGAGGCGCTGAGGGAATTCGCCAAACACCTCGACCGGCTCGAGGAATCGCTGCAGAAGAGCGCCGACATGGTGGGCAGCTGCGTGGCCGACCCCGGCCTCTTCGGCATCTTCGGCGGCCAGGCCTACGGCGCGGGCGCGAGCATGCACTGTGGCAAGGCACGGGACCAGCTGAACAAGTACGCGGAGAACATGCAGAAGTTCTCCGACAAGATGCACGAGGCCGCGAAGCTCTACGAGTCCAACGAACAGGACTCGGAGAAGCTGATCACCGCCGCCGGCGACGGGATCGAGGAGGTGAAGGTCAAGTGA
- a CDS encoding YbaB/EbfC family nucleoid-associated protein, whose translation MQPNFDAGEDFALLLEREAKKLEEKASALTAAFAASASTAQSADGSVTVKVEANGSLSSIEFSNRALTLGPARLSSLVMQTVREAQRRTVEKVTESYTEINGNDEAAELVRTFMPKVEDEEGGAQDSPEQDKWAPEAHNEDRPPPPGRWAPPPPPPPGGARPQAGPPMPPQPGRPVRPPNPPAPPPRTRRPSTPDDDEMSPW comes from the coding sequence ATGCAACCCAACTTCGACGCCGGTGAGGATTTCGCCCTCCTCCTGGAGCGGGAAGCCAAGAAACTCGAGGAAAAAGCCAGCGCGCTGACCGCCGCGTTCGCCGCGTCCGCCTCCACCGCCCAGTCTGCGGACGGCTCGGTGACGGTGAAGGTCGAGGCCAACGGCTCGCTGAGTTCCATCGAGTTCAGCAACCGGGCGCTCACGCTGGGACCGGCCAGGCTCTCTTCACTCGTCATGCAGACCGTGCGCGAGGCCCAGCGCAGGACCGTCGAGAAGGTCACGGAGTCCTACACCGAAATCAACGGCAACGACGAAGCCGCGGAGCTGGTCCGCACCTTCATGCCGAAGGTCGAGGACGAAGAGGGCGGCGCGCAGGACAGCCCCGAACAGGACAAGTGGGCGCCGGAGGCGCACAACGAGGACCGGCCGCCGCCGCCGGGCCGGTGGGCACCACCGCCACCGCCGCCGCCGGGTGGCGCCAGGCCGCAGGCCGGCCCCCCGATGCCGCCGCAGCCGGGCCGTCCCGTGCGGCCCCCGAACCCGCCGGCGCCGCCGCCGCGCACCCGGCGGCCGTCCACGCCCGACGACGACGAAATGAGCCCATGGTGA